One window of the Eschrichtius robustus isolate mEscRob2 chromosome X, mEscRob2.pri, whole genome shotgun sequence genome contains the following:
- the RAB33A gene encoding ras-related protein Rab-33A, producing the protein MAQPILGHGNLQPASAAGLASLELDSSLDQYMQIRIFKIIVIGDSNVGKTCLTFRFCGGTFPDKTEATIGVDFREKTVEIEGEKIKVQVWDTAGQERFRKSMVEHYYRNVHAVVFVYDVTKMTSFTNLKMWIQECNGHAVPPLVPKVLVGNKCDLREQIQVPSNLALKFADAHNMLLFETSAKDPKESQNVESIFMCLACRLKAQKSLLYRDAERQQGKVQKLEFPQEANSKTSCPC; encoded by the exons ATGGCGCAGCCCATCCTGGGCCATGGGAACTTGCAGCCCGCCTCGGCCGCTGGCCTGGCGTCCCTGGAGCTGGACTCGTCGCTGGACCAGTACATGCAGATTCGCATCTTCAAAATCATCGTGATTGGGGACTCCAACGTGGGCAAGACCTGCCTGACCTTCCGCTTCTGCGGGGGGACCTTCCCGGACAAGACTGAGGCCACCATCGGCGTGGACTTCAGGGAGAAGACCGTGGAAATCGAGGGCGAGAAGATCAAG GTTCAGGTGTGGGACACCGCCGGTCAGGAACGCTTCCGAAAAAGCATGGTCGAGCATTACTACCGCAATGTGCATGCCGTGGTCTTTGTCTATGACGTCACCAAGATGACATCCTTCACCAACCTCAAAATGTGGATCCAAGAATGCAATGGGCATGCCGTGCCTCCACTAGTCCCGAAGGTGCTTGTGGGCAACAAGTGTGACTTGAGGGAACAGATCCAGGTGCCCTCCAACTTAGCCCTGAAATTTGCCGATGCCCACAACATGCTCTTATTTGAGACATCGGCCAAGGACCCCAAAGAGAGCCAGAACGTGGAGTCAATTTTCATGTGCCTGGCTTGCCGATTGAAGGCTCAGAAATCCCTGCTCTATCGTGATGCTGAGAGGCAGCAGGGGAAGGTGCAGAAACTGGAGTTCCCACAGGAAGCTAACAGTAAAACTTCCTGTCCCTGCTGA